Proteins encoded by one window of Lycium barbarum isolate Lr01 chromosome 11, ASM1917538v2, whole genome shotgun sequence:
- the LOC132616756 gene encoding probable LRR receptor-like serine/threonine-protein kinase At1g56140 isoform X1, producing MKARGRYAVFGLSFYFFIMFSLLVEIAVAQRNTTSLPTDPAEARALNSIFQKWGISATNQWNISGELCSGAAIGLTLIQDINPPAIKCYVCSATHCHITGLRIVELDVVGEIPDELWSLTFLNDLNLGRNYLTGTLSPSIGNLTRMQYLNIGINALSGELPKELGLLSDLRSFGFGANNFSGPLPSELGNLTRLEQIYIDANGVSGPIPLTFAKLQNLATVSASGNDFTGRIPDFIGNNWTKLTTLRLQGNAFEGPIPASFSNLTSLVELRISDLSNGSSSFDFLRNMKSLSKLVLRNNNISGSIPPNIGEYESLSLLDLSFNNLTGLIPDALFNMTSLTHLFLGDNKLTGVLPAQKTQSLHTIDLSYNGLSGSFPTWINEQNLQLNLVGNNFTIEQSDSSSLPSGLNCLQRNFPCNRGSPRYSSFAIKCGGPQITSTNQILYERENETLGPATYFMTNTGRWAVSNVGLPSDRTDQDYASFSSSQFTNTLDSELFQTARISAGSLRYYGLGLENGNYTVNLLFAESEILNPTTWHSLGRRIFDVYVQGIRELKDFDIRKEAGGRSLRAVQKQYKVQVSENHLEIHLFWAGKGTCCVPRQGTYGPSISAISATPDFIPTVSNQPPTTKKNRTGLIVGVVVGLGVISLISVIAVCYLIQKRKQQQALEDEEFLGIDTRPYTFSYSELRAATGDFSISNKLGEGGFGPVYKGTLEDERVVAVKQLSVASHQGKSQFVAEIATISAVQHRNLVKLYGCCIEGDKRLLVYEYLENKSLDQALFENGSLYLDWPIRFQICLGVAKGLAYLHEESRVRIVHRDVKASNILLDADLNPKISDFGLAKLYDDKQTHIQTGVAGTIGYLAPEYAMRGHLTEKADVFSFGVVALEIVSGRPNKDQSLEEAKIYLLEWAWQLHENKHQTKLVDANLSEFDVNEVKKVIGIALLCTQTSPALRPSMSRVIAMLTGDAEVAAVTSKPGYLTDWKFNDTTTFMTNHSSQMHNPSVGTSTPVDTDYPPSGAETPMLDDIIAEGR from the exons ATGAAGGCAAGGGGAAGATATGCTGTATTCGGGCTAAGCTTCTACTTCTTCATCATGTTTAGTCTACTGGTGGAGATAGCGGTAGCTCAAAGAAACACAACTAGTCTCCCCACTGATCCGGCTGAAG CCCGTGCTTTGAACTCCATCTTCCAAAAATGGGGCATTTCTGCAACAAATCAGTGGAACATTAGTGGTGAGTTATGCAGTGGAGCCGCCATTGGTTTAACTTTGATCCAAGATATTAATCCACCCGCCATCAAATGCTATGTTTGTTCTGCCACTCATTGTCATATCACTGGCTT GAGGATTGTTGAATTGGACGTCGTGGGTGAAATTCCAGATGAATTATGGAGCCTTACCTTCCTCAATGATCT CAATTTGGGCCGAAATTACTTAACAGGCACACTGTCCCCATCCATTGGCAATCTGACTCGGATGCAATACCT AAACATTGGCATTAATGCTTTATCAGGGGAGCTTCCAAAGGAACTTGGGTTGCTGAGTGACTTAAGATCATT TGGTTTCGGCGCAAACAACTTCTCTGGACCTCTGCCTTCAGAGCTTGGTAACTTAACAAGACTGGAACAGAT TTATATCGACGCAAACGGTGTTAGTGGTCCAATACCCTTGACGTTCGCAAAACTGCAGAACTTGGCTACTGT GTCAGCTTCAGGTAATGATTTTACAGGGAGGATTCCTGATTTCATTGGGAATAATTGGACAAAGCTTACTACATT GAGGCTCCAAGGAAATGCTTTTGAGGGTCCAATACCAGCTTCCTTTTCCAACTTAACCTCTTTGGTCGAGCT GAGAATAAGTGATCTATCCAATGGGAGCTCTTCATTTGACTTTCTCAGGAATATGAAGTCTCTAAGCAAGCT GGTTTTACGAAATAACAACATTTCAGGTTCCATCCCACCTAACATTGGAGAATATGAGAGCTTGTCACTACT GGATTTGAGCTTCAACAATTTGACTGGGCTTATTCCAGATGCACTTTTCAATATGACTTCGCTGACTCACTT GTTTCTTGGTGATAACAAGCTAACAGGCGTCCTGCCAGCTCAGAAGACGCAGTCCCTCCATACTAT AGATTTATCATACAATGGGTTATCTGGAAGCTTCCCTACTTGGATCAATGAGCAAAATCTGCAATT AAATTTAGTTGGCAACAACTTTACAATAGAACAATCAGACAGCAG TTCTCTGCCTTCGGGGTTAAATTGTCTTCAGCGGAATTTCCCTTGCAATCGGGGATCTCCGAGAT ATTCCAGCTTTGCAATTAAATGTGGAGGACCTCAAATAACATCTACTAATCAGATATTGTATGAGAGGGAGAATGAGACTCTGGGTCCAGCGACATATTTCATGACTAATACAGGGAGGTGGGCTGTTAGTAATGTTGGTCTGCCTTCTGACCGTACAGATCAGGACTACGCAAGCTTCTCCTCATCTCAGTTTACAAACACCTTGGACTCGGAGCTCTTCCAAACTGCACGAATTTCCGCTGGATCACTTAGATACTATGGCTTGGGCCTTGAGAATGGTAATTACACTGTGAACCTCCTGTTTGCTGAGTCAGAAATCTTAAATCCCACAACTTGGCATAGTCTTGGAAGACGTATATTTGACGTCTATGTACAG GGAATTCGGGAATTGAAAGATTTTGACATTCGGAAGGAGGCTGGGGGACGCTCCCTCAGAGCTGTTCAAAAGCAATATAAAGTTCAGGTTTCTGAAAATCATCTCGAGATACATCTTTTCTGGGCTGGAAAAGGGACCTGCTGTGTACCTAGACAAGGTACATATGGACCTTCTATATCAGCAATTAGCGCAACCCCAG ATTTTATTCCCACTGTTAGCAACCAGCCTCCTACTACAAAAAAGAACCGGACTGGTCtgattgtgggtgttgttgttggccTTGGAGTCATAAGCTTGATTTCAGTAATTGCTGTCTGTTACCTAATTCAGAAAAGAAAACAGCAGCAGGCTCTTGAGGATGAAG AGTTCCTGGGGATAGATACCAGACCCTACACTTTCAGCTATTCAGAACTTCGAGCTGCGACTGGTGACTTCTCTATTTCTAATAAGCTTGGAGAAGGAGGTTTTGGACCAGTTTACAAG GGAACACTTGAGGATGAGAGGGTTGTTGCTGTAAAACAACTGTCTGTGGCATCACATCAAGGAAAGAGTCAGTTTGTGGCAGAGATTGCCACTATATCTGCTGTACAGCACCGTAATCTTGTGAAACTCTATGGTTGCTGCATCGAGGGAGATAAACGATTACTTGTTTATGAGTATCTTGAAAACAAGAGTCTAGATCAAGCATTATTTG AGAATGGATCTTTATATCTTGACTGGCCAATACGCTTCCAGATATGCTTGGGAGTGGCAAAGGGTCTAGCGTATCTTCACGAGGAATCTCGAGTCCGTATTGTCCATCGAGATGTCAAGGCTAGTAATATTCTGCTTGATGCAGACCTAAATCCTAAAATTTCAGATTTTGGATTGGCAAAACTTTACGATGACAAACAGACTCATATACAAACTGGTGTTGCAGGCACAAT AGGGTATCTTGCACCAGAATATGCCATGCGCGGACATCTGACAGAGAAGGCTGATGTGTTTAGCTTCGGAGTTGTAGCTCTAGAGATCGTCAGTGGTAGACCAAACAAGGACCAGAGCTTGGAAGAAGCCAAGATCTACCTTCTTGAGTGG GCTTGGCAGCTTCATGAGAACAAGCACCAAACTAAGCTGGTGGATGCAAATCTATCTGAATTTGATGTAAATGAAGTGAAAAAAGTAATAGGGATAGCTCTACTATGCACTCAAACATCCCCAGCACTACGACCCTCAATGTCCCGTGTAATAGCTATGCTTACTGGAGATGCTGAGGTTGCCGCGGTGACTTCCAAACCTGGATACCTGACTGACTGGAAGTTTAATGATACGACGACCTTCATGACCAATCATTCTTCGCAAATGCACAATCCATCAGTGGGTACTAGTACACCCGTCGATACAGATTATCCACCATCAGGTGCTGAAACACCAATGCTCGATGACATCATTGCAGAGGGTAGATGA
- the LOC132616756 gene encoding probable LRR receptor-like serine/threonine-protein kinase At1g56140 isoform X2 — MHDQNDSIIYASRALNSIFQKWGISATNQWNISGELCSGAAIGLTLIQDINPPAIKCYVCSATHCHITGLRIVELDVVGEIPDELWSLTFLNDLNLGRNYLTGTLSPSIGNLTRMQYLNIGINALSGELPKELGLLSDLRSFGFGANNFSGPLPSELGNLTRLEQIYIDANGVSGPIPLTFAKLQNLATVSASGNDFTGRIPDFIGNNWTKLTTLRLQGNAFEGPIPASFSNLTSLVELRISDLSNGSSSFDFLRNMKSLSKLVLRNNNISGSIPPNIGEYESLSLLDLSFNNLTGLIPDALFNMTSLTHLFLGDNKLTGVLPAQKTQSLHTIDLSYNGLSGSFPTWINEQNLQLNLVGNNFTIEQSDSSSLPSGLNCLQRNFPCNRGSPRYSSFAIKCGGPQITSTNQILYERENETLGPATYFMTNTGRWAVSNVGLPSDRTDQDYASFSSSQFTNTLDSELFQTARISAGSLRYYGLGLENGNYTVNLLFAESEILNPTTWHSLGRRIFDVYVQGIRELKDFDIRKEAGGRSLRAVQKQYKVQVSENHLEIHLFWAGKGTCCVPRQGTYGPSISAISATPDFIPTVSNQPPTTKKNRTGLIVGVVVGLGVISLISVIAVCYLIQKRKQQQALEDEEFLGIDTRPYTFSYSELRAATGDFSISNKLGEGGFGPVYKGTLEDERVVAVKQLSVASHQGKSQFVAEIATISAVQHRNLVKLYGCCIEGDKRLLVYEYLENKSLDQALFENGSLYLDWPIRFQICLGVAKGLAYLHEESRVRIVHRDVKASNILLDADLNPKISDFGLAKLYDDKQTHIQTGVAGTIGYLAPEYAMRGHLTEKADVFSFGVVALEIVSGRPNKDQSLEEAKIYLLEWAWQLHENKHQTKLVDANLSEFDVNEVKKVIGIALLCTQTSPALRPSMSRVIAMLTGDAEVAAVTSKPGYLTDWKFNDTTTFMTNHSSQMHNPSVGTSTPVDTDYPPSGAETPMLDDIIAEGR, encoded by the exons ATGCACGATCAAAACGACTCCAttatttatgcat CCCGTGCTTTGAACTCCATCTTCCAAAAATGGGGCATTTCTGCAACAAATCAGTGGAACATTAGTGGTGAGTTATGCAGTGGAGCCGCCATTGGTTTAACTTTGATCCAAGATATTAATCCACCCGCCATCAAATGCTATGTTTGTTCTGCCACTCATTGTCATATCACTGGCTT GAGGATTGTTGAATTGGACGTCGTGGGTGAAATTCCAGATGAATTATGGAGCCTTACCTTCCTCAATGATCT CAATTTGGGCCGAAATTACTTAACAGGCACACTGTCCCCATCCATTGGCAATCTGACTCGGATGCAATACCT AAACATTGGCATTAATGCTTTATCAGGGGAGCTTCCAAAGGAACTTGGGTTGCTGAGTGACTTAAGATCATT TGGTTTCGGCGCAAACAACTTCTCTGGACCTCTGCCTTCAGAGCTTGGTAACTTAACAAGACTGGAACAGAT TTATATCGACGCAAACGGTGTTAGTGGTCCAATACCCTTGACGTTCGCAAAACTGCAGAACTTGGCTACTGT GTCAGCTTCAGGTAATGATTTTACAGGGAGGATTCCTGATTTCATTGGGAATAATTGGACAAAGCTTACTACATT GAGGCTCCAAGGAAATGCTTTTGAGGGTCCAATACCAGCTTCCTTTTCCAACTTAACCTCTTTGGTCGAGCT GAGAATAAGTGATCTATCCAATGGGAGCTCTTCATTTGACTTTCTCAGGAATATGAAGTCTCTAAGCAAGCT GGTTTTACGAAATAACAACATTTCAGGTTCCATCCCACCTAACATTGGAGAATATGAGAGCTTGTCACTACT GGATTTGAGCTTCAACAATTTGACTGGGCTTATTCCAGATGCACTTTTCAATATGACTTCGCTGACTCACTT GTTTCTTGGTGATAACAAGCTAACAGGCGTCCTGCCAGCTCAGAAGACGCAGTCCCTCCATACTAT AGATTTATCATACAATGGGTTATCTGGAAGCTTCCCTACTTGGATCAATGAGCAAAATCTGCAATT AAATTTAGTTGGCAACAACTTTACAATAGAACAATCAGACAGCAG TTCTCTGCCTTCGGGGTTAAATTGTCTTCAGCGGAATTTCCCTTGCAATCGGGGATCTCCGAGAT ATTCCAGCTTTGCAATTAAATGTGGAGGACCTCAAATAACATCTACTAATCAGATATTGTATGAGAGGGAGAATGAGACTCTGGGTCCAGCGACATATTTCATGACTAATACAGGGAGGTGGGCTGTTAGTAATGTTGGTCTGCCTTCTGACCGTACAGATCAGGACTACGCAAGCTTCTCCTCATCTCAGTTTACAAACACCTTGGACTCGGAGCTCTTCCAAACTGCACGAATTTCCGCTGGATCACTTAGATACTATGGCTTGGGCCTTGAGAATGGTAATTACACTGTGAACCTCCTGTTTGCTGAGTCAGAAATCTTAAATCCCACAACTTGGCATAGTCTTGGAAGACGTATATTTGACGTCTATGTACAG GGAATTCGGGAATTGAAAGATTTTGACATTCGGAAGGAGGCTGGGGGACGCTCCCTCAGAGCTGTTCAAAAGCAATATAAAGTTCAGGTTTCTGAAAATCATCTCGAGATACATCTTTTCTGGGCTGGAAAAGGGACCTGCTGTGTACCTAGACAAGGTACATATGGACCTTCTATATCAGCAATTAGCGCAACCCCAG ATTTTATTCCCACTGTTAGCAACCAGCCTCCTACTACAAAAAAGAACCGGACTGGTCtgattgtgggtgttgttgttggccTTGGAGTCATAAGCTTGATTTCAGTAATTGCTGTCTGTTACCTAATTCAGAAAAGAAAACAGCAGCAGGCTCTTGAGGATGAAG AGTTCCTGGGGATAGATACCAGACCCTACACTTTCAGCTATTCAGAACTTCGAGCTGCGACTGGTGACTTCTCTATTTCTAATAAGCTTGGAGAAGGAGGTTTTGGACCAGTTTACAAG GGAACACTTGAGGATGAGAGGGTTGTTGCTGTAAAACAACTGTCTGTGGCATCACATCAAGGAAAGAGTCAGTTTGTGGCAGAGATTGCCACTATATCTGCTGTACAGCACCGTAATCTTGTGAAACTCTATGGTTGCTGCATCGAGGGAGATAAACGATTACTTGTTTATGAGTATCTTGAAAACAAGAGTCTAGATCAAGCATTATTTG AGAATGGATCTTTATATCTTGACTGGCCAATACGCTTCCAGATATGCTTGGGAGTGGCAAAGGGTCTAGCGTATCTTCACGAGGAATCTCGAGTCCGTATTGTCCATCGAGATGTCAAGGCTAGTAATATTCTGCTTGATGCAGACCTAAATCCTAAAATTTCAGATTTTGGATTGGCAAAACTTTACGATGACAAACAGACTCATATACAAACTGGTGTTGCAGGCACAAT AGGGTATCTTGCACCAGAATATGCCATGCGCGGACATCTGACAGAGAAGGCTGATGTGTTTAGCTTCGGAGTTGTAGCTCTAGAGATCGTCAGTGGTAGACCAAACAAGGACCAGAGCTTGGAAGAAGCCAAGATCTACCTTCTTGAGTGG GCTTGGCAGCTTCATGAGAACAAGCACCAAACTAAGCTGGTGGATGCAAATCTATCTGAATTTGATGTAAATGAAGTGAAAAAAGTAATAGGGATAGCTCTACTATGCACTCAAACATCCCCAGCACTACGACCCTCAATGTCCCGTGTAATAGCTATGCTTACTGGAGATGCTGAGGTTGCCGCGGTGACTTCCAAACCTGGATACCTGACTGACTGGAAGTTTAATGATACGACGACCTTCATGACCAATCATTCTTCGCAAATGCACAATCCATCAGTGGGTACTAGTACACCCGTCGATACAGATTATCCACCATCAGGTGCTGAAACACCAATGCTCGATGACATCATTGCAGAGGGTAGATGA